Proteins encoded together in one Lutra lutra chromosome 4, mLutLut1.2, whole genome shotgun sequence window:
- the YRDC gene encoding threonylcarbamoyl-AMP synthase: MSPARPCRGLRAAVAASVGLSEGPAGSARRGRLLRPPSPAPAAPGARLFRLPGSGAVRAASPERAGWTEALRAAVAELRAGAVVAVPTDTLYGLACSASCSAALGDVYRLKGRSEAKPLAVCLGRVADVYRYCHVRVPEGLLKDLLPGPVTLVLERSEELNKDLNPFTPLVGIRIPDHAFMQDLVQVFGGPLALTSANLSSQASSLNVEEFQDLWPQLSLVIDGGPIGKGQSPEYRLGSTVVDLSVPGKFGIIRPGCALESTTAILQQKYGLLPSH; encoded by the exons ATGTCTCCCGCGCGTCCGTGCAGGGGGCTGAGGGCCGCGGTGGCTGCCAGCGTGGGGTTGAGCGAGGGGCCGGCGGGCTCCGCCCGGAGGGGCCGCCTCCTCCGCCCGCCGAGCCCCGCTCCGGCGGCGCCGGGGGCCCGGCTGTTCCGGCTCCCAGGGAGCGGGGCCGTGCGGGCCGCAAGCCCGGAGCGCGCCGGCTGGACCGAGGCGCTGCGGGCCGCCGTGGCCGAGCTGCGCGCCGGCGCCGTGGTGGCCGTCCCCACCGACACGCTGTACGGCCTGGCCTGCTCGGCGAGCTGCTCTGCGGCACTGGGCGATGTGTACCGCCTCAAGGGCCGCAGCGAGGCCAAGCCGCTGGCCGTCTGCCTGGGCCGCGTGGCCGACGTCTACAG GTACTGCCATGTGAGAGTACCTGAGGGACTCCTGAAAGACTTACTACCAGGACCAGTGACCCTGGTGTTGGAACGGTCGGAGGAGCTCAATAAGGACCTGAATCCCTTTACTCCT CTTGTAGGCATCCGGATTCCTGATCATGCCTTCATGCAGGATTTGGTCCAGGTGTTCGGGGGACCACTCGCTCTCACCAGTGCCAACCTGAGCTCCCAGGCCAGTTCTCTGAATGTCGAG gaGTTCCAGGACCTTTGGCCTCAGTTGTCCCTGGTCATTGATGGGGGACCAATTGGGAAAGGCCAGAGCCCTGAGTATCGCCTGGGCTCAACGGTGGTTGATTTGTCTGTACCTGGAAAGTTTGGCATCATTCGTCCAGGCTG tgccCTGGAGAGTACCACAGCCATCCTCCAACAGAAGTACGGGCTCCTCCCCTCACACTGA
- the MANEAL gene encoding glycoprotein endo-alpha-1,2-mannosidase-like protein isoform X2, producing the protein MARRRRRACIALFLVLLFAFGTLMGLRTLKSPDGLPALGPGLELAPFERRPEGAPAPAARAPAAPAAPPPPPPPPRTAGPGSPPGPAPAEAEPAPGQSLRVYSDLHAFYYSWYGSPRREGHYIHWDHVMVPHWDPKISASYPRGRHSPPDDLGSSFYPELGPYSSRDPEVLREHMTQLKEAAIGVLVLSWYPPGMADDNGEPSDDLVPTILDTAHQYNIQVAFHIQPYKGRDDITLHDNIKYIIDTYGSHGAFYRYKNSMELEGCEELL; encoded by the exons ATGGCCCGGCGGCGGCGCCGCGCCTGCATCGCGCTGTTCTTGGTGCTGCTCTTCGCCTTCGGCACCCTCATGGGCCTGCGCACGCTCAAGTCTCCGGACGGACTGCCGGCGCTGGGCCCCGGCCTGGAGCTGGCGCCCTTTGAGCGACGCCCGGAGGGAgcccccgcgcccgccgcccgggccccggccgcccccgccgcgccgcccccgccgccgccaccgccccgCACCGCTGGCCCGGGCAGTCCCCCGGGTCCGGCCCCCGCGGAGGCCGAGCCCGCCCCCGGGCAGAGTCTGCGCGTCTACTCGGACCTGCACGCCTTCTACTACTCGTGGTACGGGAGCCCGCGGCGTGAGGGCCACTACATTCACTGGGACCACGTCATGGTGCCGCACTGGGACCCCAAGATCTCGGCCAGCTATCCCCGCGGCCGCCATAGTCCTCCCGACGACTTGGGCTCCAGCTTCTACCCGGAGCTGGGGCCCTACAGCTCCCGGGACCCCGAGGTGCTGCGGGAGCACATGACCCAGCTCAAGGAAGCCGCCATCG GCGTCCTGGTCTTGTCCTGGTACCCACCTGGTATGGCTGATGATAACGGGGAACCCTCAGATGACCTGGTACCCACCATTCTCGACACCGCCCATCAGTACAACATCCAG GTGGCCTTCCATATCCAACCCTACAAGGGCCGGGATGACATCACTCTGCATGACAACATCAAGTACATCATTGACAC gTATGGCTCCCATGGTGCGTTTTATCGCTATAAGAACAGCATGG AACTGGAAGGCTGTGAAGAGCTTTTGTGA
- the C4H1orf122 gene encoding uncharacterized protein C1orf122 homolog isoform X1, whose translation MEWGPGSDWSRGEAAGVDRGKAGLGLGGRPPPQPPRDERAQQLLDAVEQRQRQLLDTIAACEEMLRQLGRRRPEPAGGGNVSAKPGAPPQPAVSARGGFPKDAGDGAAEP comes from the exons ATGGAATGGGGCCCGGGCTCAGACTGGTCACGGGG GGAGGCTGCCGGCGTGGACCGTGGGAAGGCGGGGCTGGGGCTCGGCGGGAGGCCACCCCCGCAGCCGCCCCGGGATGAGCGCGCCCAGCAGCTGCTGGACGCGGTGGAGCAGCGGCAGCGGCAGCTCCTGGACACCATCGCCGCCTGCGAGGAGATGCTGCGGCAGCTGGGCCGCCGGCGCCCGGAGCCGGCTGGTGGCGGG AACGTCTCAGCCAAACCCGGAGCACCTCCCCAGCCAGCTGTCTCCGCCAGAGGTGGCTTTCCAAAGGATGCTGGCGATGGAGCTGCGGAGCCCTGA
- the C4H1orf122 gene encoding uncharacterized protein C1orf122 homolog isoform X2, with the protein MLRQLGRRRPEPAGGGNVSAKPGAPPQPAVSARGGFPKDAGDGAAEP; encoded by the exons ATGCTGCGGCAGCTGGGCCGCCGGCGCCCGGAGCCGGCTGGTGGCGGG AACGTCTCAGCCAAACCCGGAGCACCTCCCCAGCCAGCTGTCTCCGCCAGAGGTGGCTTTCCAAAGGATGCTGGCGATGGAGCTGCGGAGCCCTGA
- the MANEAL gene encoding glycoprotein endo-alpha-1,2-mannosidase-like protein isoform X3 encodes MITGNPQMTWYPPFSTPPISTTSRYGSHGAFYRYKNSMGKSLPLFYIYDSYLTSPEAWAHLLTPNGPHSIRNTPYDGVFIALLVEEGHTHDILAAGFDGMYTYFASNGFSFGSSHQNWKAVKSFCDANNLMFIPSVGPGYIDTSIRPWNNHNTRNRVNGKYYETALQAALTVRPEIVSITSFNEWHEGTQIEKAIPKKTPTRLYLDYLPHQPSLYLELTRRWAEHFIKEKEQWLM; translated from the exons ATGATAACGGGGAACCCTCAGATGACCTGGTACCCACCATTCTCGACACCGCCCATCAGTACAACATCCAG gTATGGCTCCCATGGTGCGTTTTATCGCTATAAGAACAGCATGGGTAAGAGCCTTCCACTCTTTTATATCTATGACTCCTACCTGACATCCCCTGAGGCCTGGGCCCACCTCCTGACACCCAACGGGCCCCACTCCATCCGCAACACCCCCTACGATGGGGTCTTCATCGCGCTGCTGGTGGAAGAGGGCCACACCCACGACATCCTGGCGGCCGGGTTTGACGGCATGTACACCTACTTCGCCTCCAACGGTTTCTCCTTCGGCTCCTCCCATCAGAACTGGAAGGCTGTGAAGAGCTTTTGTGATGCCAACAACCTCATGTTCATCCCCAGCGTGGGACCTGGCTACATTGACACCAGCATCCGGCCCTGGAACAACCACAATACTCGGAACAGGGTCAACGGCAAGTACTACGAGACAGCCCTGCAGGCAGCCCTGACCGTGAGGCCCGAGATTGTCTCCATCACGTCTTTCAATGAGTGGCACGAGGGCACCCAGATCGAGAAGGCCATCCCCAAGAAGACGCCAACACGTCTGTACCTGGACTACCTGCCTCACCAGCCCAGCCTGTACCTGGAGCTGACTCGCCGCTGGGCAGAGCACTTCATCAAAGAGAAGGAGCAGTGGCTGATGTGA
- the MANEAL gene encoding glycoprotein endo-alpha-1,2-mannosidase-like protein isoform X1, producing the protein MARRRRRACIALFLVLLFAFGTLMGLRTLKSPDGLPALGPGLELAPFERRPEGAPAPAARAPAAPAAPPPPPPPPRTAGPGSPPGPAPAEAEPAPGQSLRVYSDLHAFYYSWYGSPRREGHYIHWDHVMVPHWDPKISASYPRGRHSPPDDLGSSFYPELGPYSSRDPEVLREHMTQLKEAAIGVLVLSWYPPGMADDNGEPSDDLVPTILDTAHQYNIQVAFHIQPYKGRDDITLHDNIKYIIDTYGSHGAFYRYKNSMGKSLPLFYIYDSYLTSPEAWAHLLTPNGPHSIRNTPYDGVFIALLVEEGHTHDILAAGFDGMYTYFASNGFSFGSSHQNWKAVKSFCDANNLMFIPSVGPGYIDTSIRPWNNHNTRNRVNGKYYETALQAALTVRPEIVSITSFNEWHEGTQIEKAIPKKTPTRLYLDYLPHQPSLYLELTRRWAEHFIKEKEQWLM; encoded by the exons ATGGCCCGGCGGCGGCGCCGCGCCTGCATCGCGCTGTTCTTGGTGCTGCTCTTCGCCTTCGGCACCCTCATGGGCCTGCGCACGCTCAAGTCTCCGGACGGACTGCCGGCGCTGGGCCCCGGCCTGGAGCTGGCGCCCTTTGAGCGACGCCCGGAGGGAgcccccgcgcccgccgcccgggccccggccgcccccgccgcgccgcccccgccgccgccaccgccccgCACCGCTGGCCCGGGCAGTCCCCCGGGTCCGGCCCCCGCGGAGGCCGAGCCCGCCCCCGGGCAGAGTCTGCGCGTCTACTCGGACCTGCACGCCTTCTACTACTCGTGGTACGGGAGCCCGCGGCGTGAGGGCCACTACATTCACTGGGACCACGTCATGGTGCCGCACTGGGACCCCAAGATCTCGGCCAGCTATCCCCGCGGCCGCCATAGTCCTCCCGACGACTTGGGCTCCAGCTTCTACCCGGAGCTGGGGCCCTACAGCTCCCGGGACCCCGAGGTGCTGCGGGAGCACATGACCCAGCTCAAGGAAGCCGCCATCG GCGTCCTGGTCTTGTCCTGGTACCCACCTGGTATGGCTGATGATAACGGGGAACCCTCAGATGACCTGGTACCCACCATTCTCGACACCGCCCATCAGTACAACATCCAG GTGGCCTTCCATATCCAACCCTACAAGGGCCGGGATGACATCACTCTGCATGACAACATCAAGTACATCATTGACAC gTATGGCTCCCATGGTGCGTTTTATCGCTATAAGAACAGCATGGGTAAGAGCCTTCCACTCTTTTATATCTATGACTCCTACCTGACATCCCCTGAGGCCTGGGCCCACCTCCTGACACCCAACGGGCCCCACTCCATCCGCAACACCCCCTACGATGGGGTCTTCATCGCGCTGCTGGTGGAAGAGGGCCACACCCACGACATCCTGGCGGCCGGGTTTGACGGCATGTACACCTACTTCGCCTCCAACGGTTTCTCCTTCGGCTCCTCCCATCAGAACTGGAAGGCTGTGAAGAGCTTTTGTGATGCCAACAACCTCATGTTCATCCCCAGCGTGGGACCTGGCTACATTGACACCAGCATCCGGCCCTGGAACAACCACAATACTCGGAACAGGGTCAACGGCAAGTACTACGAGACAGCCCTGCAGGCAGCCCTGACCGTGAGGCCCGAGATTGTCTCCATCACGTCTTTCAATGAGTGGCACGAGGGCACCCAGATCGAGAAGGCCATCCCCAAGAAGACGCCAACACGTCTGTACCTGGACTACCTGCCTCACCAGCCCAGCCTGTACCTGGAGCTGACTCGCCGCTGGGCAGAGCACTTCATCAAAGAGAAGGAGCAGTGGCTGATGTGA